The Bacillaceae bacterium IKA-2 DNA window AGGAGGTGGAATGATGCCGAACTATTGTGGTATTTATGCTGGTTTAATCGAACAGTACATTGATTTCAAAAGAAACCTCGGTTACAAGTTTGTTGATGCCACTTACACACTTTCGTTATTTGACAGATTTACAATAGATAATGCCGTATTAAAACTCGGTCTATCAAAGGAGATTGTTGATAAATGGAGTGAGAAGCGTCCAAATGAATCAGACAAGACACGTTATGCGAGGATTCATTATATTGCAAAATTTTCCGCCTATTTAAATGATATGGGATATCCATCACATATACCGAGATTGCCTAAAAAGTACAGCAGTACGTTTGTACCACATATTTTCTCGAAAAAGGAAGTGAATGCATTCTTCGATGCATGTGATACGCTTAAAGTTAATAGACGATTTGAAACAACTGTGTATGTACTCCCCGCTTTATTTAGAATGCTATATGGCTGTGGCATCCGTATCAGCGAAGCGTTATCCCTAACATGTAAGGATGTTGATCTTGATGCAAAAAATATTATTGTCAGGGAAACGAAAAACGGCAAAGACCGAATACTCCCATTATCTGAAACACTAACTGAGGTGTGTATTCAATATAGGAATGTTCGTCCCGGCAAATATGAACCGAAAGGTTATTTTTTTATCAAGAACAATGGGCAAAAATGTAATGCCAAGGCAATATATGAATGGTTCAGAAAAATACTCTGGAATGCAGGAATTCCACATGGTGGGAAGGGTTTTGGCCCAAGAATGCATGACTTTCGTCACACTTTCAGTGTACACTCTCTTGTGAAAATGTCAGAAGCTGGGCTAGATTTATACTACTCACTCCCAATATTATCAAAATATCTTGGGCATCAGTCATTAGAGGCTACAGATAAGTATGTAAGGCTAACATCTGACATGTACCCTGATTTAATTAGAGAAGTAGATAACGTTTGTGCCTATGTATTTCCGGAGGTTGACCATTATGAAGCCGACTGATTTCTCTCGCTATCTGACAGGATTTCTTACAAAATACCTGCCAGGAGAAATGGGGTTCAGTATAAATACGATTGCCTCTTATAGAGACACATTTGTACTTTTCCTTACATTTATCAAGGATAAAAAAGGAATAAAAACAAATTCTCTGACGCTGGGCATGATTAATAAGGAAATGGTTATTCACTTTCTTGACTGGATA harbors:
- a CDS encoding tyrosine-type recombinase/integrase, which encodes MMPNYCGIYAGLIEQYIDFKRNLGYKFVDATYTLSLFDRFTIDNAVLKLGLSKEIVDKWSEKRPNESDKTRYARIHYIAKFSAYLNDMGYPSHIPRLPKKYSSTFVPHIFSKKEVNAFFDACDTLKVNRRFETTVYVLPALFRMLYGCGIRISEALSLTCKDVDLDAKNIIVRETKNGKDRILPLSETLTEVCIQYRNVRPGKYEPKGYFFIKNNGQKCNAKAIYEWFRKILWNAGIPHGGKGFGPRMHDFRHTFSVHSLVKMSEAGLDLYYSLPILSKYLGHQSLEATDKYVRLTSDMYPDLIREVDNVCAYVFPEVDHYEAD